The genomic stretch AATAATGTCAACACAAAAGTGTTCAAAGTGCAGTGCTACTACATGGTGGCAGTAAAAACTGCCATTGCTGGACCATAGTGTTTTGGATTGGCCCCCAACTTGAACAAGGCAGACACGAGGGTTACATCATCTGCTTGGACACCAACAGGTAGGGCTCTAGGGCCAGGGTAGCAGCCTCGATGGAGAACAGGTGGTCATCCTCTACCTCTGGGCAGTACCGCCTCATGAACTGGGCCAGGCGGAGCAAGTACTCAATGTTGTGGCCCGTCTTGCCCTTGCAGACAGCAATCTGGGCGGCAATCTCTTCTGGACTGGCAGGTCCTTGGTATATGGGGTTGCTGGCTGTGGCAATGTAGGTCAGGGCGAGGGTAGGTGTGTGGCTGTCCTCACGCGAGATGAACTCCACCCACTTGGTGATGTAGCCGCCACATTCGGACTCCCTCACATTCAGGTATTTGAGGGAGTCTTCGATCTGGGAGCCTGTCACCTCGTAAGCCACACCCCAAGTGCATGCCTGATAAACATATGAAAGCAAGAGGTAAGTTCTCACATAGATACTTTTCGATCCCCCAATTTGCCACTTTCAAATTTCACCATCCAGtgttaaatgaaaaaaatatcatCATCTATTAACTGAATACTGTTAGTCTATGGCAATATGTTTCTTTAATGCCCCCGACCTCAAACAGACATGCATCCACATGAAGAGTTTAAACTAAAAAAGGAACAAGCAAAACCAGCGTTAAGGAGAGTTCCCATCACTACCCGCGATGTATTTCGGAAATAAGACACTTACGTCATCATCTTCCACAAGAGTCACAACTCTTCCGGGCTACAcgaaaaagcaaaaaagaggAACAGGTTTAAATACAAAACTGACCTATTTATTGAGTGACAGCTGCCGAATGAACATACGTTATAGACAATCGTAAACAACAAAGGTGACCCTGTATCTTAAGCATCACTTAAGAGTTCACATAAATATTTTATAGTACTGA from Brienomyrus brachyistius isolate T26 chromosome 14, BBRACH_0.4, whole genome shotgun sequence encodes the following:
- the LOC125707466 gene encoding glutathione-specific gamma-glutamylcyclotransferase 1-like isoform X1 — encoded protein: MKHQDMINEQRSLWVFGYGSLVWRPDFKFKRSKVGYIQGYKRRFWHGDTFHRGDIDMPGRVVTLVEDDDACTWGVAYEVTGSQIEDSLKYLNVRESECGGYITKWVEFISREDSHTPTLALTYIATASNPIYQGPASPEEIAAQIAVCKGKTGHNIEYLLRLAQFMRRYCPEVEDDHLFSIEAATLALEPYLLVSKQMM